The Metarhizium brunneum chromosome 5, complete sequence sequence CATTGAATGATTTGCGATCCCGGACGTAGACGAGATTGACGCCAGGCTCATACACCACTGTATATATTTCGCAATGATTTCTGGAAATCAGGCTCTCATGATCGCCGTGGATGGAAAAATTGCTGCAAAATGAGCACCAAGCCTGTTCTGGTATTGAGGGGTTGACGTACTTTGACCTAGGATCCCTTCCGATCTTGAAAATGTCGTCTTCCCAGATGGATATCAAACCTCGTAAGGAATTAGCCCAACTGCACAAGGCGCGGATCGACAGGAAGAGCTGGACATAGTGGCACCTTTCTGGACCTGGTCGCCTTGAACAAAAGTATACTCGAGACTCGCGACAGGAAATTGGGATGAGGGATCGCTGGCACGTGGTGTAGGTGATGAGACTCTCATGATGCTTCTGTGGGCGACTGAAAATGCGTATCTTGATGTCTTCTTAGGAGTTCCTAACCAAGTTTAAATCTACTGATGAAATAAAAGCACCGTCTCTTTCCTTCCGACCTACCATCCTCGTCCTTAGGCTCTGAAGTTGTCATGGCAATTACACCAAAGTTGTTCCTTCCAGTATAGTTCAGTTGACGTACAGTACAGAGCGAACTAACCACACTACGCACTGTGTAGGACCAGGCCTGGACCCGAACTTGACGTACTTGACACACGTGACCTGTGGGGGTTTCTTGCCCTACATAGAACTTTCCTAAAAGCTTTGGAAATTCCCCCGCCCTTCTTCTGTTGCAACTCATCCAAACACGATTCTCATCCACGAACAAGTAAGTTTCCCTCAATGGTACATCTCAGGGACATGTATGGGCATTTCCACCATGCATGAAGCATTAACTGCCACCCCCAATCTTCTGAGTGCCACTATCGACTGGTTTCACCACCGTTGCTAACTACGTTCTAGTCCATCGTTCAAGATGAGAGCTAAATGGAGGAAGAAGCGCGTTCGTCGCCTTAAgcgaaagagaagaaagatgAGAGCGCGATCGTGAGTGACGCCAGCTAATTTTCCGAGTCGAAATCAATTGGACCATTTTCTCTAACAACCACACAGCAAGTAAACGCCTCGCACCTCTACCTGACTTGACGCATCTTTCATGAAGTAACGAATCCCTTGCGCCTGTGGGACATGTACAAACGAAGCTGGAGATGGGCTTGGTATCAGTAATGACGATGGGGTTTTGCCTTTTGGGATTACGTCAACGGCGTCTGGTTCCACCAACCCGAGCTACGATGTTTTGACGGGCGTGATGAGAGATGGGTGAATGGACAAGGAAACGGTCGGGTACAAGGACGGCGTTCAGGGGTCGccaaagagaagcaagctGTCATAAAAAGACACCTGCAGGAACACGTTTGGCACATTGCTTTGACAAATGAAACACAGAATTTGCTTCTTGAACCGTAACATTCGTGGTCTCGTGATGTGTGCTGATGTTAAAGTGCGATAGTGTCTTTATGGATAATATGGTAATGGCGACAATTTTACACATTACTTGCCATTTGCAATACTATGATATGATGTAAAGCTCTTCCAAGCCGGATGTGACAAACAAAGCTTCTGCACAAGCTCTCGGACGTCCTTTACTACAAGGCACTTCAGCATTATGCAATAAACTACTCATTAGTGTACATGGCGATATTCTCCGGACACCCGTCGCCATGTGCACCGATGGGTAGCTTATTGCGTAGCGCTCAAAGTGCCTTGTAGTAAACAACATCCGAGAGCTTGTGCAGAAAGAGCTCCTTGTACTCCATATGGCTGGTTTTCGCTCAATTGAGCTCCTGTCATTGTGATGGTGCTCCAATCTCGCCTAGCTGAGCTCCAGGGCAGCTATGGAGCGAACTTGCCTTTTTTTAGTGGAGATGGAAGCTGCGCCAGCTGCCAACCAGTTTGAAATTTCATAAGTGGGTTATGCTGTTGAGTTTACAACAGCAATTTGTGGAAATGACGATATTTGAGAGGCTTTGTAGGGCCTCAATTGATAgcctgtactccgtattttcGTGATTGATGAAGGGTCTGAGTTGTGTGATGAAAAACTCTGCAAATTTGACCGCTTTTATGGCCGGCCGGGGGCCCCTGCAAGCCCTTGGGGGCTGGGGATAACCCTCAAATTCATCACTTTTTGACTGAACATGTGCACAAATTTGTATTGGTGGCTCGGTGAACTACAGACGTGAACTACAGTCTACGGAGTGCCAATCATGTTTTCTTTTAGTTCTCCTAACATTCACATAGCTTCAATCAAAATTATTGGCTATATGGAATAAACAACTACGtagtctactccgtaatatATTGTCGCTTTTGGTATGAATAAGCTATCCTTTGCTTTTATTGTCGCCGCCTTGCGGCTTCAATTTCATACGGGGCATTATTAAAGCATTGCTCttcaaggaaaaaaaaagtaatacGCTGGATGCGTCGTAACATAAAATTGTCTTCTAAAAGCCTCCGCAGCCTTTATCAATGGAAGTAATACTCAGGGTCGGCATCGACTTATGTTAGTGCAAAAACTTGTCCTTCAGCAGACTATTTTGCTGTATCAGACGTCATCAATTGAATCAATTCTAAAGGTCACAAGTCCTTGGCGATGAAGTACATACTAGGcactagtactagtataaATCCACTGGTAGTGTTGGTGGGGCCTAAAGTCTCACCGCCCCCGGCTAATTGGCGGATTACTGTTTTGTGCCGCTCTTCAGATGTTGGCCGACCAAAATTTTTTGGAGATGTTTAGGGCATTCGAGAAGACCAGCCCAACCTTGGCCCAGATCACCATCCACAATGGCAGATATCAGCAGCAAGAAGCGGAAGAGAGGTGGTGAATCCTCTGGAAAACCTAAAAAGAAAGTTGTGCTGGACGTGCCAGCATCTACCGCCTCGGTCTCATCAGTCCTTCGACCCAAGCACTGCCCACCAGTTATTGGTAAGGAATTGACGTGTTGGCTGTATAGTAAATTCCTACTAACTTGCAGCTTTGTAGCTACGACTCCCGGTGTCGAAATTTCTGAGAATGTTGCGTTTTACCCATATCAACCTCGAGAGGGCTCACGATCAAAGTCGACCAAATCGAAACATGCGGGCGACAAGGAATTGCTGCTGCACTCAACCTCTCACCGAAGCCTAGATTATACTGCAAGAGAGGAAGGCAAAAGAGGGCTGAATCAACTAGTTAATCACTATGTTGGCATTTATGACCCTAAAACTGGAAATCTCGAGGTAgtggaggccaagaagatggtTGTCCGAGGCATGGTTCGCGCTAAGCAAGCACCGGCCTCTTCCATGGGAGAGGATCTGGCCAAACGGGTAAGATCAATTTCTTTGCATGAGGTTCATTTCTCAATGGGAAGTCAACGATGCTAACAGCACGTGTAGAATATGATGGAGCGCAAAACGGATCTGGGACAAACATTTGGTACCAAGAAAGCCAAGAAGGTTATCCGCGAAACTGTACTCAATGCCATTACTCCACAGGGGAAACCTGGCGACTCTCCCACGAAGATTGATAATGCTGGCAAAGCAATTCTGAGCTCAGTCGGCGAGGTCACGACAAATATGGCAACAAGAGAGGAGTTGCAggctgccgtcgacgaggccaagccAGTGCCCCGGGCCAACTTGGATGCGCTGGATATCCAGGATGTATACGATCCAAACGTCATCGTTGGCGCAGATATCTTGAATCTCGTGCCCATCAGAGAATGGCAAGAAAAGGTTCGACACAACGAAGGCGTCCAAACAATATCTCGGTTCGTAGCAGCCCGAGTCAATGCCGTTGCTTCCAacgacgccgccatcaccCGTCTGCGTGTGCTTCGATACTTGAGCTTTGTCCTCTTGTTCTACCTGAAAACCACACCTGGAAAACAGCGGGGCACAAGACAGGTGCCCCCGCGCGAAAAGTTGCGTGAGCTCCTATCGCCGGCTCCTGAGGCTGTCATCGAAAGCATTCGTCGAAAATTCTCCGATGCGGGCGTTGTGAGAAAGTTCCATATCGATCTCCTCATGGCGTACTGCTGTGTCCTTGCATGCATCGTCGACAACTTCGAAGTCGACACGCAGAATCTCAGAGATGATTTGAGACTGGACCAGAAGACGATGAACCAGTACTTTCACGAGATTGGCGGCCGTGTCAGGCCTGTTAGCAGAAAGGCCGAGGGCGGACGGGCCATATACGTGGCCAGACTAACATTGCCTTTAGACTTTCCTAAGCAGAGGCAGATTCCTCAGCGTCGCAAGTAACGGGGTTGAAGTTGTTATGATTCAACACCAAAAATTGTATGTAGATATGCATAGAACGGCGTTTGGGATGCCCTATCAAGGAAAATTTTCATTGTATCGATGATACTGCTGGCGCAATGTATCTACATGGCGAGTACAAAAGTATAGTGCCTTGCTTTCGTAAACAAGTCTTCTGACATGAATGTTCCAAAATTTGGTACTGTCAGCTGTAATAAGTGATGGCGACTGTCtaagctccatgtccatcaaACTCACATGTATGGACAGTCATCAGACCCAACCCACGAGCACTGCTACACTCACATAATTCGAGAAACAGAAGCTACTGAGACCCCTACAACAATCCAAGTAGTAATGCAGTAATGCACCGTCTCCCCCTTTCCGAATCCGTACACCCCATCCAATCGGTTGATGCCAAAACCCCTCCATAGCCGGACCATTGACTCCCCGCATCGCCAACGGACCGAGGCATcttactactagtagtactccgtaatccCATCCAGGTGGGGCATTTCAACCCCAACCCCGGATCGCCCGCAGGACTTGGGAGCAAACCTGCCAAAACTCCGTCCAGGGTGCATCAAAACCAGCGCCGTTTCCTTGTCGTTATTGCTTTCCTGTCTGTTATTTTGTATTaccatcattgccatcatAGATCTTGTCCTCAATTGGCTGCGTCATTATCGATAGACTGCTCAACGCCCATTTGGCCATTGACTTCTGACTCTGCTGATAGCTTGATTGCTTTAACACGCCGTGAGGATTAACATAGAATAGAAGAAAGGCTAAAAAACAAAACACTAGAGCAAAAAAGATGGCTACCGAATCCGTCATCAGCGTCGAGTACCGCGGCCGCGTCGCCGTCATTACCATCGACAATGCGAGCAAGCTGGGTGCCTTGTCGCAACCGCAGTACTACGAGCTCGCGACCAAGATGAACGAGGTGGCGGGCCACGATGAAGTGTTTGTGACCGTGTTAACCGGCACAGGACGCTTCTTTTCCGCGTAAGTCCCCCCCCGGCCACTACCACCCTGGAGACGTTGCAACAGCAGGACATGCGTCCCGTCCCGCGTCAACAccaagcaaaaaaagaccaCCATCACCAGACGACCAAGAGACCAGACTAACACGCGCAACAGAGGCGCGGACGTGTCCATCTCCCGCGAAGCCCCGGCGGTCCCCTCGGACGCCCACAAGCTCTGGCTCCAGACGTTTGTCGCCTTCAACCTCAACATCGCGTACACGTTTGCCAACCACCCCAAGGTGCTGGTCGTCGGGCTCAACGGCCCCGTGGTCGGGCTGTCGGCGGCCCTGGTCGGCTGGGCCGACTTTGTGTACTGCACGCCGCACGCATTCCTGCTCACGCCCTTCTCGTCgctgggcctcgtcgccgaggGCGGTGCCTCGCGCGCCCTCGCGTCCCGGCTGGGCCCTGCGCGCGCCAACGAGGCCCTCATCATGAGCAAGCGCATCCCCGCCGACCAGCTGAAGCAGTGCGGCTTCGTCAACGAGATCTTCGACTTTGgcaaggccgacgacgccaagttTCGCGCCAGGGTGCTGGAGGAGGTGGACGAGCGGCTGGGCGACCATTTGAACGGCGAGAGCTTGGTCGGCATCAAGAAGCTGTTGAGGAGGCCCGAGTTGGACGTGCATAATTCGCAGAATGTGCACGAGGTTTTTGCCGGCTTGGATCGCTTTGTGAGGGGCATTCCGCAGGAGGAGTTTCGCAAGCTGGCGAGTGGCGAGAAGAGACATAAGCTCTAGGCTGGCCTAAAATTTGCCGTGATATTGTTCGCAGCGGCATCATGTTATGGAACTTGGGGAATGCGTAAATTTGTAATGATCCATTTCGAGGACCAGTCTATGCCAAGAGCCCAAACAGCAAGTTGACGCGTCCCCAAAAGTCTTGCGCCGTCTTATGaatcttcttcctcgccgctTCGTCGAGTCCACTCTTGTTATATACCTCCCCATCCAGCCTTTCAAACTCTTGTGCCCCTTCACCCTTGGCAATACAGCATCGCAGAAGCGCAATATCAAACAGCCACTGCGTAcaaatggccatggtgtccGCCTCAGGCCCCTTGGAATTTTCTTCCTCATTCAAGTCGGCCCTCTCCTCATCGCCATTGTCATCCTTCTCACTCCGTCCACCCTCTGTTGATAATCCACTAAGCTCCTTGTGCCACGCCTTACAAAGCTTTATCCCCAGCAAATTCTTCATTACCGCCATCGCCACAGGAGTCCACAGATCAACCCCAAAATCCGTCATTGACAGCGACAAGTCTCTCAGCAACCGGAAAACAGCTGGCGAAGGCTGATTTGGCAGTGCTGGCTCTCCTTCCCAAAGCGGTTTCATGGACACGCTCTTATCCAACAGACCAGAGGAGACAAACTCTTCCGTCGCGGCCTTGGAAGCCATGACGGCAATCTGGTTGTGAAGGCTGGGAACCATAGATAGTCCAAAGTCCTTGACGGCCGGGCGATCTGGGAGCTGTGTGCGGATATCACGTACCACGCGGATGAGGTAGATGGCTATGGCGCCGCTAGATGTGTGTTCAGAGTACTGTTTCCACAAGCCTTTGAGCTGGTCCTCGAGGTCTTGAAATGACTTGTCTAGGGTTGTGTCCAGCTTCTCTTGCAACTTTTTGGGATCCTCCTTACTAAGGGCCTTCTGTCTTGCTTCAATGGTCTCTTCGTCCTCGATCTCGTCGTAATCGTTGTCCCAGCGCTGTCTTCGCAACTGCTCCACGACGGTCTTTACATCGTCAATAATATGGAACCATGAACTGTAACTGTGGGTTGCCCTTGAAACTGCGTCGTTACGGCCGTATAGCCGGGAGACAACCTCCTGAATAAATGGCGCGGCTCCATGTGACAAGGCGACATCGTAGCCCTCATCGTCCCAGAGGCTCATATGCGTATCTGAAATGCTGCTTTGCCACATTTCAAGGGTGGCCTTGACTTCAGATCCAACGAGCCGCAGCTTGGTGGCTTTGATTTCGACGACGGCTAGCAGCCGGGCATTGATGGCCTCGCGCAACTCGTCTTGCAAGTCTTGCGGGTCGAAACCCTTGGcccggccgccgtctctAATCCAAAGCTGCAGTACCTGGGTTCGCAGGTCAGTAATTGACTTGAAGTCCACCATGTGATCGAGCGTCTTTTGCAGTCCAGCAATGACGATCTGCCCGCCCTTTTCGGCAAACGCGCCCAGCATTTCTCTTGCCTGCTTGCCATCAAGGTCGTCATGTTTGATGAATGGCGTGAAATCTTGAATATCATCGCTACACCAGCGTTCATAAATGTCCAATCGCAAGCCTTCAAGTTTTTTGAGAGAAGCGTCTGCCAACAGGGTGTGATTCTTCAGTGCGGACAGGGCTTGTGACAGCTTGACTGGAACCAAGGCCTGCACATCAAGAAGGGTCTTGGTGTATAGCCTCAAGCTACGAACCACATCCTCCGTAGTAGTCGTGCGCTCACTCTCCTCCAAGTCCAACGCAGTCTCCATAGCCCGCTGTCTCACTCGAATGAAGAGCCAGATAGCATGCTTGGCCCCAGAGCTATTGGCAAGACTATGAGCGCACAATACCTTGATCACATCCTCCGTGTCTGTCGCATCACCCGCATTCTCGAGTAATCGCTCGATGCTCCGTTGAATTCGGCGACGTAGCGACTCCAACGTCTTACCAGCAGCGTCAACCATGTGCTGGGCGTGCTCCGACGACACATCCTCCTTCAAGCTCTTGATCAACAACCGTCCGATTACAAAGACCTTTGTGGCCAGGACCAATCTATCGCCCTTCCTCATGTGCTCATCTACTCCCGCACCGCCTTTCAATATCCTGGCTATCATGAGCCCACATGAATCAAGTAGCTTTAGCGTCGCCGTCTCGATC is a genomic window containing:
- the rpa49 gene encoding DNA-directed RNA polymerase I subunit rpa49, whose amino-acid sequence is MADISSKKRKRGGESSGKPKKKVVLDVPASTASVSSVLRPKHCPPVIATTPGVEISENVAFYPYQPREGSRSKSTKSKHAGDKELLLHSTSHRSLDYTAREEGKRGLNQLVNHYVGIYDPKTGNLEVVEAKKMVVRGMVRAKQAPASSMGEDLAKRNMMERKTDLGQTFGTKKAKKVIRETVLNAITPQGKPGDSPTKIDNAGKAILSSVGEVTTNMATREELQAAVDEAKPVPRANLDALDIQDVYDPNVIVGADILNLVPIREWQEKVRHNEGVQTISRFVAARVNAVASNDAAITRLRVLRYLSFVLLFYLKTTPGKQRGTRQVPPREKLRELLSPAPEAVIESIRRKFSDAGVVRKFHIDLLMAYCCVLACIVDNFEVDTQNLRDDLRLDQKTMNQYFHEIGGRVRPVSRKAEGGRAIYVARLTLPLDFPKQRQIPQRRK
- the ECI1 gene encoding 3,2-trans-enoyl-CoA isomerase, encoding MATESVISVEYRGRVAVITIDNASKLGALSQPQYYELATKMNEVAGHDEVFVTVLTGTGRFFSAGADVSISREAPAVPSDAHKLWLQTFVAFNLNIAYTFANHPKVLVVGLNGPVVGLSAALVGWADFVYCTPHAFLLTPFSSLGLVAEGGASRALASRLGPARANEALIMSKRIPADQLKQCGFVNEIFDFGKADDAKFRARVLEEVDERLGDHLNGESLVGIKKLLRRPELDVHNSQNVHEVFAGLDRFVRGIPQEEFRKLASGEKRHKL